One stretch of Euphorbia lathyris chromosome 7, ddEupLath1.1, whole genome shotgun sequence DNA includes these proteins:
- the LOC136234731 gene encoding large ribosomal subunit protein bL21c — translation MASSSATLSLCSSFTAQCRVSLHQNSHFLSKPNFGSLSTCHNFTSSPLLSTRPSFSLIPKSSESEATVLEVEADAPESQPEPLSEPAPVIEVANDEPKREDVFAVVMIGSRQYIVIPGRFLYVQRLKGANVNDKVALNKVLLVGTREKTYIGKPVVTNAVVHAVVEEQGLNPKVIVFKYKKKKNYRRNIGHRQPNTRIKITGITGYEEYPAATIDTAFDP, via the exons ATGGCTTCCTCCTCTGCTACACTCTCTCTCTGCTCTTCTTTCACTGCTCAATGCAGAGTTTCACTTCATCAAAATTCACACTTTCTTTCTAAGCCTAACTTTGGGTCTCTCTCCACATGTCACAATTTCACCTCTTCTCCTCTCTTATCCACAAGACCTTCATTTTCGCTCATTCCTAAATCATCTGAATCCGAAGCTACCGTCCTCGAGGTTGAGGCTGACGCGCCCGAGTCTCAGCCTGAACCTCTATCCGAACCTGCTCCTGTAATTGAGGTTGCCAATGATGAGCCCAAACGTGAAGATGTTTTTGCTGTCGTTATG ATAGGGTCGCGCCAGTATATTGTCATCCCAGGTCGGTTTCTTTATGTTCAGAGGTTGAAAGGTGCAAATGTTAATGATAAG GTTGCATTGAACAAAGTTCTACTTGTGGGAACAAGAGAAAAAACCTATATTGGGAAACCAGTGGTGACCAACGCTGTTGTTCATGCTGTTGTTGAAGAACAG GGATTGAACCCTAAAGTTATTGTCTTCAAgtataagaagaagaagaactatcGGAGAAATATTGGTCACCGACAG CCAAATACACGAATAAAGATAACGGGAATTACAGGCTACGAAGAATATCCTGCAGCAACCATTGACACTGCCTTTGACCCATAG